From Medicago truncatula cultivar Jemalong A17 chromosome 7, MtrunA17r5.0-ANR, whole genome shotgun sequence, a single genomic window includes:
- the LOC11441865 gene encoding uncharacterized protein, protein MGEKEKNKNNNKKQKHQHPNSQTTKQTSDFSFKPTSEVKGIRFGGQFIVKSFPIRKAKPLELLKVLSFPPTTKPKDNKKLPFPSTTAFLPTNFTILAHQAWHTLTLGLGSKKSKVLVFVFETEAMKCSVDRIWPHEIALGDVNKKLIKGLCGFEMARFKFRKGCLTFYVYAVREIGSFGFLCAEDLKTILQSVVELKDFLDHTVMLAMPNQRSINYSQSQNQVAMAH, encoded by the coding sequence ATGGGAgaaaaagagaagaacaagaacaataacaagaaacaaaaacacCAACATCCTAATTctcaaacaacaaaacaaacctCAGATTTCTCCTTCAAACCAACCTCAGAAGTAAAAGGTATAAGATTTGGTGGCCAATTCATAGTAAAATCATTTCCAATAAGAAAAGCAAAACCTCTTGAACTTCTCAAAGTTCTTTCTTTCCCACCAACAACAAAACCAAAAGATAACAAAAAACTTCCATTCCCTTCAACAACAGCATTCTTGCCAACAAATTTCACAATCTTAGCACATCAAGCATGGCATACACTAACCCTAGGGCTTGGATCAAAGAAATCAAAAGttcttgtgtttgtgtttgaaaCAGAAGCTATGAAATGTTCTGTTGATAGAATTTGGCCACATGAAATAGCTCTTGGTGATGTGAACAAGAAACTCATAAAGGGTCTTTGTGGTTTTGAAATGGCTAGGTTCAAATTCAGGAAAGGTTGTTTAACTTTTTATGTCTATGCTGTTAGAGAAATTGGAAGCTTTGGTTTTCTTTGTGCTGAAGATTTGAAGACTATTCTTCAATCTGTTGTTGAGCTTAAAGATTTCTTGGATCATACTGTTATGCTTGCTATGCCAAATCAAAGAAGTATTAATTACTCTCAATCTCAAAATCAGGTTGCTATGGctcattaa